A window of the Pseudomonas gozinkensis genome harbors these coding sequences:
- a CDS encoding LysR substrate-binding domain-containing protein → MNRNDLRRVDMNLLVIFETLMFEKNLTRAGEKLFLGQPAVSASLAKLRDLFDDPLLVRNGRVLEPTQRALAILKELQPAMDTISGAVSRAKDFDPLSSRDVFRIGLSDDAEFGLLPPLLKQLREEAPDVVVVIRRVNFLLMSSMLASGEISVGVSYTTELPANAKRKKLRDLRCKILRGDDRPGALTLDEYCERPHALVSFSGDLGGAIDNDLARINRARRVVLAVPQFAPLRAILAGTDMLATVPDFAACALVEGSSVLRADDPPFDIVPSELSMVWNGVNDNDPAERWLRSLIAHHMSAPLPPAAH, encoded by the coding sequence ATGAACCGCAATGACCTGCGTCGCGTGGACATGAACCTGTTGGTGATTTTCGAAACCCTGATGTTCGAAAAGAACCTGACCCGCGCCGGGGAAAAACTGTTCCTCGGCCAGCCCGCCGTCAGTGCTTCACTGGCCAAACTGCGCGACCTGTTCGACGACCCGTTGCTGGTGCGCAACGGCCGCGTGCTGGAGCCGACCCAGCGGGCGCTGGCGATCCTCAAGGAATTGCAGCCGGCGATGGACACCATTTCCGGGGCGGTCAGCCGGGCCAAGGATTTCGACCCGCTGAGCAGCCGCGACGTGTTTCGCATCGGTCTGTCGGACGACGCCGAGTTCGGCCTGCTGCCGCCGCTGCTCAAGCAATTGCGCGAAGAAGCGCCGGACGTGGTGGTGGTGATCCGCCGGGTGAATTTCCTGCTGATGTCATCGATGCTGGCGTCCGGGGAGATTTCCGTCGGCGTCAGTTACACCACCGAACTGCCGGCCAATGCCAAACGCAAAAAACTGCGGGACCTGCGCTGCAAGATCCTGCGCGGCGACGATCGTCCCGGCGCACTGACCCTCGACGAATACTGCGAACGGCCCCATGCGCTGGTGTCGTTTTCCGGGGATCTGGGCGGTGCCATCGACAACGATCTGGCGCGGATCAACCGCGCACGTCGCGTGGTGCTGGCGGTGCCGCAATTCGCTCCGCTGCGAGCGATTCTGGCCGGCACCGACATGCTCGCCACCGTGCCGGACTTCGCGGCTTGCGCGCTGGTCGAGGGCAGTAGCGTGCTGCGTGCCGACGACCCGCCGTTCGACATCGTGCCTTCGGAACTGTCGATGGTCTGGAACGGGGTCAACGACAACGATCCGGCGGAGCGCTGGCTGCGCTCGCTGATTGCCCATCACATGTCGGCGCCTCTTCCACCAGCGGCGCACTGA
- a CDS encoding DinB family protein, whose translation MINLATAHLLTDYKTWANQRLFDSLQALPAGETTRERKTVFKSMIGTLNHIYVVDRIWQAHLEGREHGFTTSHDLVHADLGELRQAQQEVDGWYRTWSAQQTEASLNRLIDFKFVSGDGGTMNAGAILMHVINHNNYHRGWVVQMYFEIPQMPPMTDLPVYLREVDPGFKPVSAPLVEEAPTCDGQSASAASAPPDRCR comes from the coding sequence ATGATCAATCTGGCCACGGCCCATCTGCTCACGGACTACAAGACCTGGGCCAATCAGCGTCTGTTCGACAGCCTGCAAGCGCTGCCGGCGGGGGAGACGACGAGGGAGCGCAAGACGGTTTTCAAGAGCATGATCGGCACGCTGAACCACATCTATGTGGTCGACCGGATCTGGCAGGCGCACCTCGAAGGGCGCGAGCACGGTTTCACGACGTCCCATGATCTGGTGCACGCCGACCTCGGCGAGTTGCGCCAGGCCCAGCAGGAAGTCGACGGCTGGTATCGCACCTGGAGCGCGCAGCAGACTGAAGCCTCGCTGAACCGCTTGATCGACTTCAAATTCGTTTCCGGCGATGGCGGCACCATGAATGCCGGGGCGATCCTGATGCACGTGATCAACCACAACAACTACCACCGTGGCTGGGTGGTGCAGATGTATTTCGAGATCCCGCAGATGCCGCCGATGACCGACCTGCCGGTGTACCTGCGCGAGGTCGATCCGGGGTTCAAACCAGTCAGTGCGCCGCTGGTGGAAGAGGCGCCGACATGTGATGGGCAATCAGCGAGCGCAGCCAGCGCTCCGCCGGATCGTTGTCGTTGA
- a CDS encoding pyridoxal-phosphate dependent enzyme: MLHIRTPLILHPTLSTASRRIWLKLENLQPCGSFKLRGMGLLCSQAAAQGKRKVVCPSGGNAGLATAVAADSLGLQACIVVPHTTPEATRARIRRTGAEVIVHGKVWDEANQRARELASAVDTEYVPAFDHPVLWEGHSSMVDEILEDCPQVDTVVTSVGGGGLLAGILIGLLRHDRRDCRIITCETTGAASFAAAVQAGHPVRLNRIDTVATSLGAAQVAAWPVEHIGEFDHECLVLSDDDAIMGVVRYAGDLRQLVEPACGVSLAVAYLDHPALAGAHDVVVIVCGGVSISAQLVAGWARLGA; the protein is encoded by the coding sequence ATGCTGCACATCCGCACGCCGCTGATCCTCCATCCGACCCTGTCGACCGCTTCCCGGCGCATCTGGCTGAAGCTGGAAAACCTGCAACCGTGCGGTTCGTTCAAGCTGCGTGGCATGGGCTTGTTGTGCAGTCAGGCAGCGGCGCAGGGCAAGCGCAAGGTTGTGTGTCCGTCCGGCGGCAATGCCGGGCTGGCCACGGCGGTGGCAGCGGACAGCCTGGGCCTGCAAGCCTGCATCGTGGTGCCGCACACCACCCCTGAAGCAACTCGCGCACGTATTCGCCGCACCGGCGCGGAGGTCATCGTCCACGGCAAGGTCTGGGACGAAGCCAATCAGCGAGCGCGGGAACTGGCCAGCGCGGTGGACACCGAATACGTGCCGGCCTTCGACCACCCGGTGCTGTGGGAAGGGCACAGCTCGATGGTCGACGAAATCCTCGAGGACTGCCCACAGGTCGATACCGTGGTCACATCGGTCGGCGGCGGTGGTTTGCTGGCAGGAATCCTCATCGGGCTGCTGCGCCACGACCGCCGCGACTGCCGCATCATCACCTGCGAAACCACAGGCGCCGCCTCGTTCGCTGCCGCTGTCCAGGCAGGCCATCCGGTGCGCCTGAATCGGATCGACACCGTCGCCACCTCCCTCGGCGCCGCGCAGGTGGCGGCGTGGCCGGTAGAGCATATCGGCGAGTTCGATCATGAATGTCTGGTGCTGTCCGATGACGACGCGATCATGGGCGTGGTGCGTTATGCCGGTGATCTGCGGCAATTGGTGGAGCCGGCGTGCGGGGTTTCGCTGGCGGTGGCGTACCTCGACCATCCGGCGCTGGCAGGGGCGCATGATGTGGTAGTCATAGTTTGTGGTGGGGTGAGTATCAGTGCGCAACTGGTGGCGGGGTGGGCGCGGTTGGGGGCTTGA
- a CDS encoding methyltransferase family protein, which yields MKMSAQMTVVAVLATLAYLGLAMWGIGGVAVFFSHGALVVVALATLAMVVASLFTEVNLSTGEREDRANRWVIPAFAVIGLVSAFLPAYCDRIGFWTIGREGTRWLGALLFIVGGGLRLWPVFVLGHRFSGLVAIQPGHRLVTDGIYRHLRNPSYLGLVINAIGWALAFRSVVGLLLAALTLIPLIARIHSEEALLRTQFGAEYDAYCARSWRLLPGVY from the coding sequence ATGAAAATGTCTGCGCAAATGACCGTGGTCGCAGTGCTCGCCACCCTCGCCTATCTGGGCCTGGCGATGTGGGGCATCGGTGGCGTGGCGGTGTTCTTTTCTCACGGCGCGTTGGTCGTGGTGGCGTTGGCCACGCTGGCCATGGTGGTGGCGTCGTTGTTTACGGAAGTGAACCTGAGCACCGGCGAACGCGAGGACCGGGCCAATCGCTGGGTGATTCCGGCGTTCGCCGTGATCGGACTGGTCAGTGCTTTTCTGCCGGCTTATTGCGATCGCATCGGCTTTTGGACCATCGGCCGCGAAGGCACCCGTTGGCTGGGTGCGCTGCTGTTTATCGTTGGTGGCGGATTGCGTTTGTGGCCGGTGTTCGTGCTCGGCCATCGGTTCAGCGGGTTGGTGGCGATCCAGCCGGGGCACCGGTTGGTCACTGATGGCATCTACCGGCATCTGCGCAACCCCAGTTACCTGGGGCTGGTGATCAATGCGATCGGCTGGGCGCTGGCGTTTCGCTCGGTGGTCGGCCTGTTGCTGGCGGCGCTGACGCTGATCCCGCTGATCGCCCGCATCCACTCCGAAGAGGCCCTGCTGCGCACGCAGTTCGGCGCCGAATACGACGCCTATTGCGCCCGCAGCTGGCGCTTGCTGCCCGGGGTTTATTGA
- a CDS encoding HAD family hydrolase, which yields MSAHDAVFNRAFGAFLFDMDGTVLNSIAAAERIWSAWAVRHGVNVETFLPTIHGVRAIDTITRLNLPGVDAEAQAALITEAEIEDVEGIVEIPGAAAFLKSLPADRWAMVTSAPRDLALRRMAAAGIPEPAVMITAEDVTAGKPDPAGYRLAAKRLGLEPASCLIFEDATVGIQAAEAAGAPLMIITTTHQHPLETAHATISSYRDIVLIIESDGQLRLQPQ from the coding sequence TTGTCTGCTCACGATGCTGTTTTCAACCGCGCGTTCGGCGCGTTCCTGTTCGACATGGACGGCACTGTCCTCAACTCCATCGCCGCCGCCGAGCGGATCTGGTCCGCCTGGGCCGTGCGCCACGGGGTGAATGTCGAAACGTTCCTGCCGACCATCCACGGTGTGCGCGCCATCGACACCATCACGCGCTTGAACCTGCCGGGCGTGGACGCCGAGGCGCAAGCGGCTTTGATCACCGAGGCGGAAATCGAAGACGTCGAAGGCATCGTCGAGATCCCCGGCGCGGCGGCGTTTCTCAAGTCGTTGCCGGCGGATCGCTGGGCCATGGTGACCTCGGCGCCACGGGATCTGGCGTTGCGGCGGATGGCGGCGGCGGGGATTCCTGAACCGGCGGTGATGATCACCGCCGAGGACGTGACCGCCGGCAAACCTGATCCGGCGGGTTATCGGCTGGCCGCCAAGCGTCTGGGCCTGGAACCGGCGAGTTGTCTGATTTTCGAAGACGCCACAGTGGGCATTCAGGCCGCTGAAGCCGCCGGTGCGCCGTTGATGATCATCACCACGACGCACCAGCATCCGCTTGAAACCGCACACGCGACGATTTCCAGTTATCGCGACATTGTGCTGATCATCGAAAGCGACGGCCAACTTCGCCTGCAACCTCAATAA
- a CDS encoding response regulator has protein sequence MCPIPTSSAHLPGGLILVVEDDPLILEFLCEILQEEGFKVEPQTSADAASLYLEKHAPEVALLLTDITMPGTLNGADLANLVGDRWPEKPVMVMSGYETPETSGVRHPVAFIKKPWAIGQLLDCVDGAFKSRAPRLH, from the coding sequence ATGTGTCCAATTCCGACGTCGAGCGCGCACCTTCCTGGCGGGTTGATTCTGGTAGTCGAGGACGATCCGTTGATTCTGGAGTTTTTGTGCGAAATTCTTCAGGAGGAAGGTTTCAAGGTCGAGCCGCAGACCAGCGCCGATGCGGCCTCGCTGTATCTGGAAAAGCATGCGCCGGAAGTGGCGCTGCTGCTGACCGACATCACCATGCCCGGCACGCTCAACGGCGCAGACCTGGCCAATCTGGTCGGTGATCGCTGGCCCGAAAAACCGGTGATGGTCATGTCCGGTTATGAAACGCCGGAAACTTCCGGCGTGCGGCACCCGGTGGCGTTCATCAAGAAGCCCTGGGCCATCGGTCAGTTGCTTGATTGCGTCGACGGTGCGTTCAAATCCAGGGCCCCGCGTTTGCACTGA
- a CDS encoding class I SAM-dependent methyltransferase, producing MNPQALAVLHAHLLTALTSAPAETRRLFHGRGRCWPGLEQVTVDWLQGVVLVSLFKEPEASQLEDLKRLLLEITGSAPWQHSGAHTLLIQHRYLPQSTAEWLLGEEIDEMTIIEGELKYRVDLGRKQNAGLFLDMRYGRNWVREQAAGKRVLNLFAYTCGFSVAAIEGGASHVVNLDMSRAALSRGRDNHRLNGHDLSKVSFLGHDLFKSWGKVINSGPYDLVIIDPPSFQKGSFLLTKDYQRVLRRLPELLTAQGSVLACMNDPSFGPDFLIDGVTQEAPSLRFEQRLENPPEFPDVDPESGLKALLFKQIG from the coding sequence ATGAACCCTCAAGCCCTCGCCGTTCTCCATGCCCACCTGCTCACCGCGCTGACTTCGGCACCGGCCGAAACCCGGCGCCTGTTCCATGGGCGCGGGCGTTGCTGGCCGGGGCTGGAGCAGGTGACGGTAGATTGGCTGCAAGGCGTGGTGCTGGTGTCGTTGTTCAAGGAGCCCGAGGCTTCGCAGCTGGAAGACCTCAAGCGCCTGTTGCTGGAAATCACCGGTTCGGCGCCATGGCAGCACTCCGGCGCCCACACTTTGCTGATCCAGCACCGTTACCTGCCGCAGAGCACTGCCGAATGGCTGCTGGGTGAAGAAATCGACGAAATGACCATCATTGAGGGCGAGCTGAAATACCGCGTGGATCTGGGCCGCAAGCAGAACGCCGGGCTGTTCCTCGACATGCGCTACGGGCGCAACTGGGTGCGCGAGCAGGCGGCGGGCAAACGGGTGCTGAACCTGTTCGCCTACACCTGCGGTTTTTCGGTGGCGGCCATCGAGGGCGGCGCCAGCCATGTGGTCAACCTCGACATGTCCCGCGCCGCGCTGAGCCGCGGCCGCGACAACCACCGGCTGAACGGACACGACCTGAGCAAGGTGAGTTTCCTTGGCCACGACCTGTTCAAGTCCTGGGGCAAGGTGATCAACAGCGGCCCGTATGATCTGGTGATCATCGACCCGCCGTCGTTCCAGAAAGGCAGCTTCCTGCTGACCAAGGATTACCAGCGTGTGCTGCGTCGCCTGCCGGAACTGCTCACGGCGCAGGGCAGCGTGCTGGCGTGCATGAACGATCCTTCGTTCGGTCCGGACTTCCTGATCGACGGCGTGACCCAGGAAGCGCCGAGCCTGCGCTTCGAGCAGCGGCTGGAAAATCCGCCGGAGTTTCCGGATGTCGATCCTGAAAGCGGTCTTAAGGCGCTGCTGTTCAAGCAGATCGGCTGA
- a CDS encoding helix-turn-helix transcriptional regulator: MDALLQELPVHQSLSRVFATIGLDGFWRTLVDTLRLLVPLDNALVAVMQTGHPPQLLIDFDTQGHADEQEELAGYCAGMYLLDPFYQAAVAGIADGLHNLASVAPDQFLHSEYYLSYFRSVVGADELQFMINIDGGVLGLSMGRATAFSLQEQGCLLCVRDWVLSAMRRHVQLMPPQGAAVEAPVGDIAALLDRFDARLTAREIDTARLILQGFSSKAIAQQMNISPETVKVHRRNLYHKLNVTGHGELFALVLRPR, encoded by the coding sequence GTGGACGCGTTGCTGCAGGAATTGCCGGTGCACCAGAGCCTGTCGCGGGTGTTCGCCACGATCGGTCTGGATGGTTTCTGGCGGACGCTGGTCGATACGCTGCGGCTGCTGGTGCCGCTGGACAATGCGCTGGTGGCGGTGATGCAGACGGGGCACCCGCCGCAACTGCTGATCGACTTCGACACTCAGGGCCACGCCGACGAGCAGGAAGAACTGGCCGGTTACTGTGCCGGCATGTACCTGCTTGATCCGTTCTATCAGGCTGCGGTCGCCGGGATCGCCGACGGTCTGCACAACCTCGCGTCCGTGGCGCCGGACCAGTTTCTGCACAGCGAGTACTACCTGAGTTATTTCCGTTCGGTGGTCGGCGCGGATGAGCTGCAATTCATGATCAACATCGATGGCGGCGTGCTCGGTTTGTCGATGGGCCGGGCGACGGCGTTCAGTTTGCAGGAGCAGGGGTGCCTGCTGTGCGTGCGGGACTGGGTGTTGTCAGCGATGCGTCGGCACGTGCAGTTGATGCCGCCGCAAGGGGCGGCGGTCGAAGCGCCGGTCGGCGATATCGCGGCGCTGCTGGATCGTTTCGACGCCCGGCTGACCGCGCGTGAAATCGACACAGCGCGCCTGATTCTTCAGGGCTTTTCCAGCAAAGCCATCGCCCAGCAGATGAACATTTCGCCGGAGACCGTGAAGGTGCATCGGCGCAACCTCTATCACAAGCTCAACGTTACCGGACATGGCGAGCTGTTTGCGCTGGTGTTGCGGCCGCGCTGA